The Plasmodium gaboni strain SY75 chromosome Unknown, whole genome shotgun sequence DNA window ATGGAATTCCTAGCAATAATTGTAAAAGTTTATTTAAGGATTACGAAAATGTTATTAATTCAAAAAGAACTGAATGGGAAATATTTGTTAAGCATTTTGATAGGAAGAAAAGTGGTTATATTGCAGCAAATGGATCAACACCTGAAActtatttaaaagaaaaatgtCCTGAATGTGATTGTGcaaaaattaatttaaatgatatatttcaaaaagaatataatatacaaagTTTATTAAAAGAACTAATTGATCCACAAACATCCGAAAGTGTATCGACAAATATATCTCCAGTAGTGCAACCGACTGGTCAAGAAAACACTGAACAAACAAGTGTATCAACAACTCAAGAAGAACAACAACCACAAGAAGAAGAACAACAACCACAAGAAGAAGAACAACAACCACAAGAAGAAGAACAACAACAACCACAACCCCAAAATATACAAAGGgaagataataatgacAATATTTTAGGATGGGAATTTGGTCCTGTTGCAGATCCTGGTACAAATCCATATATTTCGTCTggagaaaaaaattctCTGGAACTAATAAATTTAACATCATGGGATAAAGAGGATATAATCAAACAAAATGAGGATGTAAAAGAAGAATTCGAAGAAGAGCAAGCTGAAGAAGAATTACAAGAAGAAATAGAAGAAGAACAAGATGAGTTACAGGAAGAATTACAACAAGAAGAAATAGAAGAAGAACAAGATGAGTTACAGGAAGAATTACAAGAAGAACAAGATGAGGAAGAAGATAAATCCAATAAAGAAGGAGAACAAGAGAAAAAGACAGAAGATGagaaaaaagaagaaaCAATTGATTCCTCAGATGATAAGAATGCTCAT harbors:
- a CDS encoding duffy binding-like merozoite surface protein gives rise to the protein GIPSNNCKSLFKDYENVINSKRTEWEIFVKHFDRKKSGYIAANGSTPETYLKEKCPECDCAKINLNDIFQKEYNIQSLLKELIDPQTSESVSTNISPVVQPTGQENTEQTSVSTTQEEQQPQEEEQQPQEEEQQPQEEEQQQPQPQNIQREDNNDNILGWEFGPVADPGTNPYISSGEKNSLELINLTSWDKEDIIKQNEDVKEEFEEEQAEEELQEEIEEEQDELQEELQQEEIEEEQDELQEELQEEQDEEEDKSNKEGEQEKKTEDEKKEETIDSSDDKNAHESLSIGFNNNMEIKKDAASIVKDLFSLFKEKNTFEDLLKDLTGDLASLFQKQ